A single region of the Silene latifolia isolate original U9 population chromosome 8, ASM4854445v1, whole genome shotgun sequence genome encodes:
- the LOC141594901 gene encoding uncharacterized protein LOC141594901 — protein MTGDKVKGGGSGPKTIPMASPLYLHPSDSPSLNVTQIIFDGTNYDMWAEAVKNGLDAKNKLGFIEGTVKKPSSSGDEDDLEAVAWRQCNAMLRAWLRNVIDPKLHPSITFTQPINEIWEELRGRYSAGNAPRVHQLKAKEKEEEKVHQFLMGLDAKLYGQIRTNLLMEEPIAQLNRVYALVLREERHASLTQVKEERFDVAMAMRNNGGKERGKYLRDDEEESDRPPPPRCTYCGKYYHTEDNCYDKHGYEEVKARERGRGRRGRGNGSRGRGRGRGHHQANAVTGTAKTEEQGNSNIPFTAEEIDRLMILVKTSPDGNDKIQGMKLTKNFEWLIDSGASHHMTGRRECLKNVWEEEYSTVSLPDGRRVEATVHGEVRLSKNSDRSTKTMIGRGEHRKGVYYYQPGKEEIAGSITADKESSDTGLGPVVRGSVESESGESSEDERSESETKAVNEEREGEVPASNTQTEEQVMGRGARERFEPAWKKDYYCKSTRIITPNSNAHFAPSKSSRSGTRYPLDNYVTDNCFSTTHKVFLAAIDKEKEPINYQEAAKDERWREAMSKEVEALEKNETWKIMTLPDGKKPIGCKWMYKIKYKADGSVVNDIKLSW, from the exons ATGACTGGTGATAAGGTGAAAGGAGGAGGGAGTGGTCCAAAGACAATTCCCATGGCGTCTCCATTGTACCTTCATCCATCCGACAGCCCGAGTTTGAACGTCACTCAAATAATTTTTGACGGAACAAACTACGATATGTGGGCTGAGGCTGTGAAGAACGGATTGGATGCGAAGAATAAGTTGGGTTTTATTGAGGGGACGGTAAAGAAACCATCAAGCAGCGGAGACGAGGATGATTTAGAAGCGGTAGCATGGCGTCAATGCAACGCAATGTTACGAGCATGGCTTCGAAATGTGATAGATCCGAAATTACATCCGAGTATCACATTTACTCAACCAATTAACGAAATTTGGGAAGAGTTAAGGGGACGATACTCGGCTGGGAATGCTCCCAGGGTTCATCAACTCAAAG cgaaagaaaaggaagaagaaaaggtgCACCAATTTCTGATGGGGCTTGATGCAAAATTATATGGCCAAATCAGAACAAATTTGCTCATGGAAGAGCCAATTGCTCAGTTAAATCGAGTCTATGCTTTAGTATTAAGGGAAGAGCGTCATGCGTCTCTTACCCAGGTAAAAGAGGAACGATTTGACGTTGCAATGGCTATGAGGAACAATGGTGGAAAAGAAAGAGGAAAGTATTTgagagatgatgaagaagaatctgaCAGACCGCCACCACCACGATGCACGTACTGCGGGAAGTATTATCATACGGAAGACAACTGTTATGATAAGCATGGCTATGAAGAGGTTAAGGCACGAGAACGTGGACGAGGCAGGAGAGGTCGTGGCAATGGTAGTCGTGGCAGAGGAAGAGGCCGTGGGCATCACCAAGCAAATGCCGTGACAGGGACTGCTAAAACAGAGGAACAAGGGAACTCAAATATCCCATTCACGGCTGAAGAAATCGACAGGTTGATGATTTTGGTAAAAACCAGTCCTGATGGCAATGATAAGATTCAAGGTATGAAATTAACTAAAAACTTTGAATGGTTAATCGATAGTGGAGCATCTCATCATATGACAGGACGACGAGAATGTTTGAAAAACGTCTGGGAAGAGGAGTATTCCACGGTCAGTCTACCTGATGGTAGGCGTGTCGAGGCCACGGTCCATGGCGAAGTTCGATTGAGTAAAAATTCT GACCGGAGTACGAAGACGATGATTGGACGAGGTGAGCATAGAAAAGGGGTGTATTATTATCAGCCGGGAAAAGAGGAGATTGCTGGAAGCATCACGGCAGATAAAGAAAGCAG TGACACGGGACTAGGTCCTGTTGTGAGGGGGAGTGTCGAATCAGAAAGTGGGGAGTCCAGTGAGGATGAGAGGTCCGAATCTGAAACAAAGGCTGTCAATGAGGAACGAGAGGGCGAGGTTCCGGCATCGAACACACAAACCGAGGAACAGGTGATGGGTCGAGGAGCAAGAGAAAGATTTGAGCCCGCATGGAAGAAGGACTATTATTGTAAATCCACAAGAATAATTACCCCGAATTCTAATGCTCATTTCGCTCCATCAAAGTCTTCCCGGTCAGGTACTCGCTATCCTCTAGATAATTATGTTACAGATAATTGTTTTTCTACGACTCACAAAGTTTTCCTAGCTGCCATTGATAAAGAAAAGGAGCCGATTAACTATCAAGAAGCAGCGAAGGATGAGAGGTGGAGAGAAGCAATGAGTAAGGAAGTCGAGGCATTGGAGAAGAATGAAACTTGGAAGATTATGACATTACCAGATGGAAAGAAACCCATAGGATGCAAATGGATGTACAAAATTAAATACAAAGCTGATGGTAGTGTTGTGAACGATATAAAGCTCAGTTGGTAG
- the LOC141594902 gene encoding expansin-B15-like — protein sequence MRNVKCTENEACSGNPVTVTITDECPGCTTSNSETAHFDLSGTAFGALAKTGLADQLRNAGVIQLEYRMIECDYPGVTVQVRVDPGSNPYYLAVAIEYVEGNGISKVELQAQSSNGWINMRDSSGVTWAVNTGVVLQPPFFIRLTEEQSRNTLILTNIIPVGWKAGQTYRSRVNFNGN from the exons ATGAG gaat gTAAAATGCACGGAAAATGAAGCATGCTCAGGAAATccagtgacagtaacaataacagATGAGTGTCCAGGGTGCACTACTTCTAATTCTGAAACAGCCCATTTTGATCTAAGTGGTACAGCTTTTGGAGCCTTGGCGAAAACCGGCCTTGCTGATCAGCTTCGAAACGCTGGAGTTATTCAACTCGAATATAGAAT GATAGAATGTGACTATCCAGGAGTGACAGTACAAGTAAGAGTCGACCCGGGATCAAACCCATATTACTTGGCAGTAGCAATAGAGTATGTAGAAGGAAACGGTATATCGAAAGTGGAGCTGCAAGCCCAATCAAGTAATGGATGGATAAACATGCGTGATTCGTCAGGTGTAACTTGGGCTGTAAATACTGGAGTTGTTCTTCAACCACCTTTTTTTATAAGGTTGACTGAAGAGCAGTCTCGAAACACTTTAATCTTGACTAATATAATTCCTGTTGGATGGAAAGCTGGTCAAACTTACCGTTCTCGGGTTAATTTTAATggcaattaa